DNA sequence from the Chroogloeocystis siderophila 5.2 s.c.1 genome:
ATTGTGAGCATTGGTGCTTCTCCCAAAACAGCAACAAGGTGAACAAAATTGTTGAGCGTAAAGCTGACTATACTTTTGATTATTCCTTATTTGTACGCTATCAGAAAGGCGATCGCTTTAGGTAACATCAAAGCAACTGCCAAGCATGACAATAAGATCATAGCCCTGCTGCTTGAATTCATAGCAATGTGGTCAATGTGCTGTAATGCTTCTTTCCCTGACCTCCGACCTCTGACCCCTGCTATATAAAATATGGACTTAATTTTGTGTCATACAACAGCAGATTTTGACGCACTGGGTGCAGCTGTTGGCGTTGCGCGGTTGCTTCCTGGGGCAAAAATCGTGTTAACAGGTGGTAGCCATCCGGCGGTGCGTGATTTTTTAGCGCTACATCGCGACGAGTATCCGTTAATTGAACGCCGTGCGGTTCATCCTGAACAAATTCGTTCATTAGTCGTAGTCGATACACAAAAGCGCGATCGCTTAGGTAAAGCAGCCGAGTGGTTAGATTTACCGCAACTAGAAGCGATTCGCGTATACGATCATCACGTAGATGTTGCAACGGATATTCCCGCGACACAAATTCAAATTGCACCTGTCGGCGCAGCGACAACTTTAGTCGTCGAAGAATTACAACAACACAACATCAGTGTCAACTCAATTGAAGCCACGGTGATGGCATTAGGGATTCATGTTGATACCGGATCGCTGACTTTTACCCAAGCAACTGCCCGCGATGCGATCGCCTTATCATGGCTAATGAACCAAGGGGCAAATTTACGCGTCATTCGCGACTATATCGATCCTGGATTATCACCGGAGTTACAAGAATTACTGACAACAGCTTTAGCCGACCTGCAAACCGAAGTTATCAGCGGCTACAACATAGCTTGGGTACTATTAGAAACCACAGGTTATGTCATGGGTTTATCCAGCCTTGCTTCGCAGCTGATGGAAATTACCGAAAGCGATGCACTCATTTTAGCTGCACAGCATATAGACGACGAACGCTTGACGATTATCGGGCGATCGCGAATTCCTGGAACGAACCTCAATGAAGTTTTTCAAGAATTTGGTGGTGGCGGACATTCGCAAGCCGCATCAATTTCGCTACGCAGTGTCGATGTCAAACAAACTTTGACAGCAATTTTAAACAAGCTAAAAAAACAAACTCCCCAGCCACCGATCGCCCGCAATTTAATGTCTTCACCTGTACGCACAATTCGCCCTGAAACGACGATTGGTGAAGCACAGCGGATTCTTTTACGCTACGGGCATTCAGGCTTATGCGTTGCTGATTATAACGGTCAACTTGTTGGTATTGTTTCTCGCCGCGATCTTGATATTGCGCTGCATCATGGCTTTAGTCATGCACCTGTTAAGGGATACATGAAAACGAATGTTAAAACAATTCTTCCAACAACAACACTACCCGAAATTGAGTCACTCATGGTGACTTACGACATTGGACGGCTACCCGTTTTAGATAACGGTGAACTAGTGGGAATTGTGACGCGTACTGATGTGCTGCGCGAAATTCATCAAGCAGAAACCAGCAGGGAACAAACGGCTAGGGATAGCATTTTACCCAACTACCGACAAGGCGCGTATCAACTTTTGCGCGATCGCTTAGCCCCACAACTCTGGGAATTACTCATCAAAGCCGCAACCCACGCTTCGCAACGCGGCTGGCATTTATATCTTGTTGGTGGTGCAGTACGCGACTTACTACTAACCTACTTTCGGCATGACAAGTACGGTTCAGACAAAAGCACCTTCAATCATAATTCTTCACTTCTCACTGATATTGACTTAGTTGTAGATGGTCCTGTTGCCAACAATGGTATCGGTGCAGGTGTCCAACTTGCCCAAGAATTACAGCAAATTTATCCCAATGTCCGCTTAGAAGTTCACGGCGCGTTTCAAACCGCAGCACTTTTATGGCACAAAGACCCAGTTTTTGATTCTTTATGGGTAGATATTGCCACAGCCAGAACCGAGTTTTATCCTTACCCCGCAGCTAATCCGGAAATTGAAGCGAGTTCGATTCGTCAAGACTTGTATCGCCGAGACTTTACAATCAACGCTTTAGCAATTCGGCTAACATCGCCCCGCGCCGGAGAGTTATTAGATTTCTTTGGCGGGTTTCTCGATCTTCAAGCCAAGCAAATTCGTGTTCTCCACGCTAACAGTTTTATTGAAGATCCCACGCGGATTTATCGGGCAGTGCGGTTTGCTGTACGGCTAGATTTTACGATTGAACCCGAAACGGAAAGCTATATCCGCTACTGTATCGCTAGTGGTATTTACAACCGCGTGCAAGGAGATACGCCTGCATTGTCTACGCGTCTTAAAGGCGAACTGAAATATATCTTAGAAGCACCTTATTGGAAGCGGGCGTTGAAGCTTCTTTCTGATTTAGGCGCACTCAAGTGTATCCACCCAACTTTAGAACCTGATCGCGAATTGTGGCGACAACTGCGTTTGCTAGAACGCTGTTTACAACAAAAACTTGACTGGCAACAAAATCTACATCATTGGCTACTGCGACTCGAAGCGATCGCGGCTCACTTATCACCCGAATACCGCGCGCAGGTCGCGACAAATTTACAACTTCCTGATGATAGTATCAAACGCCTTGCATCATTAAGTGAGGCACAAACCAAAATTGAGGAATTGTTACTTTCCTATCAGCAACCCAGTCAAGTGGTACAGTTACTTCGTCGTTACGATACACCAACGCTGATTTTAATCGCTATCCGCACCAATCGTCGTGTGAGACGGTTAATTTGGCAGTATTTTAACTCTTGGAGGCTAATTGAGCCACCATTGAACGGCAATGACCTAAAAGCTTTGGGTTACAAACCTGGACCGCTGTACCGCATCATTTTAGACGAGTTACTAGCCGCAACGCTCGATGGTAAGATTAACCACAGTACGAATTCTGAAGAACTCCGCAAGTGGGCGATCGCCTTTGTCAAGAACCGCTACCCACAATAAAAAATCAGCTAAGATTATCGCTTATTAATCATTGTTTAAGACGATCTATTCCTCACACTCCGCAGCAGTAGAGCAGACAAGCAAGTTATAATTTTTGCGGATGCATGTAAAAAAATATTTATGAGTAATCCTTTTGTCCAAGCTTTTTTTGTCGGTAGAGCCGTTGCTGAAATTTTCAACGAGCAGCTAGAAAATACCTTAACAGACGCGCTCAGCGAACTAGGTAAACTCGATGCCGAACTCAGAGAACAAATGCGCCAGTTTTCGGATGAAGTCATGGAACGGGCTAATCGGGAAATGGAAATGACCACCAGAGGTAGAACGACAACGACAATTGTCACCCCAGATACCCAACCTGTAGATACACAGGCAATGATTGACGACCTCCGTGCCGAAA
Encoded proteins:
- a CDS encoding CBS domain-containing protein, coding for MDLILCHTTADFDALGAAVGVARLLPGAKIVLTGGSHPAVRDFLALHRDEYPLIERRAVHPEQIRSLVVVDTQKRDRLGKAAEWLDLPQLEAIRVYDHHVDVATDIPATQIQIAPVGAATTLVVEELQQHNISVNSIEATVMALGIHVDTGSLTFTQATARDAIALSWLMNQGANLRVIRDYIDPGLSPELQELLTTALADLQTEVISGYNIAWVLLETTGYVMGLSSLASQLMEITESDALILAAQHIDDERLTIIGRSRIPGTNLNEVFQEFGGGGHSQAASISLRSVDVKQTLTAILNKLKKQTPQPPIARNLMSSPVRTIRPETTIGEAQRILLRYGHSGLCVADYNGQLVGIVSRRDLDIALHHGFSHAPVKGYMKTNVKTILPTTTLPEIESLMVTYDIGRLPVLDNGELVGIVTRTDVLREIHQAETSREQTARDSILPNYRQGAYQLLRDRLAPQLWELLIKAATHASQRGWHLYLVGGAVRDLLLTYFRHDKYGSDKSTFNHNSSLLTDIDLVVDGPVANNGIGAGVQLAQELQQIYPNVRLEVHGAFQTAALLWHKDPVFDSLWVDIATARTEFYPYPAANPEIEASSIRQDLYRRDFTINALAIRLTSPRAGELLDFFGGFLDLQAKQIRVLHANSFIEDPTRIYRAVRFAVRLDFTIEPETESYIRYCIASGIYNRVQGDTPALSTRLKGELKYILEAPYWKRALKLLSDLGALKCIHPTLEPDRELWRQLRLLERCLQQKLDWQQNLHHWLLRLEAIAAHLSPEYRAQVATNLQLPDDSIKRLASLSEAQTKIEELLLSYQQPSQVVQLLRRYDTPTLILIAIRTNRRVRRLIWQYFNSWRLIEPPLNGNDLKALGYKPGPLYRIILDELLAATLDGKINHSTNSEELRKWAIAFVKNRYPQ
- a CDS encoding DUF6825 family protein; the protein is MSNPFVQAFFVGRAVAEIFNEQLENTLTDALSELGKLDAELREQMRQFSDEVMERANREMEMTTRGRTTTTIVTPDTQPVDTQAMIDDLRAEIALLRTEIQRYRSNSGTSN